The segment CGTTGATGCCTACACAGTCACCCGCATTGGGAACACCCCCGCCTACGCGGGGAAGGGTGATCGGCCTGGGCGATGACCGGACATCTGGTGGGAACACCCCCGCCTACGCGGGGAAGGGCCGAATTGCGTGCGACTCAGGATGGTCTGTCAGGGAACACCCCCGCCTACGCGGGGAAGGGGGCATCCTTGTCGAGACCGACACGGTGCCTTCGGGAACACCCCCGCCTACGCGGGGAAGGGTTTGCCTACGGCACCGGTCGATTCGATAATGAGGGAACACCCCCGCCTACGCGGGGAAGGGCCCCACGATGATGTGGGGGCCTTCGTTATTTAGGGAACACCCCCGCCTACGCGGGGAAGGGAGTCGGGGAAGCCACCAGTTGCAGCCGGGGGAGGGAACACCCCCGCCTACGCGGGGAAGGGTGACCACTGAGCAGGTCGCAGAAGCCGCCGAGGGGAACACCCCCGCCTACGCGGGGAAGGGTTGCCGTCCCAGTCCGGTCCGAACTCGAGTGCGGGAACACCCCCGCCTACGCGGGGAAGGGGCGAAGTCCCACCCGACACAACCGTCTGCCACGGGAACACCCCCGCCTACGCGGGGAAGGGCCTCGCCCACGGCGTTGAAGATGTCGGCGGCAGGGAACACCCCCGCCTACGCGGGGAAGGGACTTCCTGACCAGGGATTCTAATCTGGAAAAGGCTCCGAATCGTAATATGCTCCTTCTGGAATGCTCCTAAGGAGCTCGAATCCATCCATGTCGACCACTTCTTTGCCCCGGCCTTGATGGAGACGGACTTTGAAACCTTGTTCGTTGGTTGCTTCACTTGTCACCAACACAATTTCGCCCTCTCCGGCGGCGTCCGTGACTCGGGACCAGAGAGAATCAACGATTCGTCTGGACACATTTCCCACGTAAAGTCCAGTGCCATATTCGACAAGGAACCTGCTGAGGTATCCGCGGAGATGGTCTGGAACTGCGGTGATTCGCAAAGTGACGAACATCGGATCACACCTCCGGCTGCCCGTAGTTGGTGTGCCCGGCGACCGTTCCAATGTCGTCAAGCA is part of the Cryobacterium roopkundense genome and harbors:
- the cas2e gene encoding type I-E CRISPR-associated endoribonuclease Cas2e; its protein translation is MFVTLRITAVPDHLRGYLSRFLVEYGTGLYVGNVSRRIVDSLWSRVTDAAGEGEIVLVTSEATNEQGFKVRLHQGRGKEVVDMDGFELLRSIPEGAYYDSEPFPD